A stretch of DNA from Larus michahellis chromosome 19, bLarMic1.1, whole genome shotgun sequence:
AATAAACCGAGAGAAACCCTGTGCGTTGCTGAACAGCGGAGGGTATTCGCAGCAAGGAAACTCTCTGTCCTAGCGCATCCATCAACTCACTTCACTGTGGCCAGGATttggagcagaaaaagcaaatggcCTTGGGATCACGGGATGGAAGGGACCGTGCGAGTGCAAGCAGCCTTCCTTTGCTGTCCCAGGGAACAGGAGGCTTTGCCTGGATATGCAACATCCAGGAATCGAATCTCGTAGTCGGAAGCGCTGTCCTGGAGGGTACGCTAAAGCCAAAGCAAACGCAGCGCTAGCCAGGATCGCCGTTAACCACGGGAGAAAGAAGTGCTAGCCCAACGTATAGGAAATATGTTCTCTCCTCCCCACCGAGATTCCTACAACTCTCTTCCTACAACTTAGGACGAAAAAGAGAACTTTGCAAAATacatcagaaagcattttttttttttttttttttttttttttacagggaccGTGAAACAGTCTGCCAGTTTCAAAATAGGCTCATATAACGCCACTTAGCTGTCCCTTAAATCATATCTTTAAGGGGGGCACTGACACTTGCCACTATTAATACTCCTTTAACCAGCAGATGGTGTCAGCTGAGACACAAAGCAGCACGTTTCCGGAAATAATAGCCCCAATCTGGCGAATCACACCTATCTGTTCCCAGGCTGGTATTCCTCAGCacgaagaaaaaaaacccacaaaaacccaccccatcCTGCACAGCTCATCCTGACTCAACGCCCACCAAAGTCCCAGCACAAAGCGCCTCTCATTAACTGCAGACCTGACAACTGAGCACTCAAGGGACAGGACAGGACTGCGTTTTTATGGGATATCCTTCCTAAAATCCCTGGGGACCTTCAAGGAACCAAGTACCCCAAACCCTGGGCAAGGCAATGGGAGAAAGAACCAAAATAAACTTCTCAAAGTTGACATTCActgcttttccagaaaacacAAGCTCTTACCCTTTCACATGCCAAGCAGATCACAAAGTCTTTACACGGAGGTCACTGCAACACTCCTAGAAATGTGAGCATATTACTACGGGCTAGGGATTTTTGTCAccgttgttgggattttttttaaaacaaagataaaacagTCCTTACAGGGAAGAAGTTGGCGACATGCTCTGCCACAAAGGCAGCTGTTACAGGTTTCAAGAAGTCCTAAACTGCTCCAGGTAGGGTTGCACTGGGAGTCAGCTTCATCGTTTTGGGTCAGGAGAACATccaaaccttttaaaaaactgGATTAGTAGAGCAAAGCAAGACGCTCCACGGAAATTGAGATTGGGCTCTGAGGACAAGGTGGGCACAGGTGATAGAAAAGGACAAGCAAGAGCATGATTTCAGCGTTTTCAACACAGAACCATTTACCTCCCTCCACCGGCCAACAGGAATAGCATGAACACGaagcaaagcatttttcataTCATTTCTGGGAACTATATTAGGCAATTCTGAAGAAGTGATGTTAACAGCAAGAAGTATAAAAGAATATTCAAGTGTTCCCAGACTTTCACAAGAGCTCATCCATCTGCTCGGGTAGCCAGCAGGAATCAAACTGCAAATCAGACAAAGGTTTAGGCAAGTTGAAGCCAAGTGAAACAATTGCAGCTTGCTCAAAGTTCAAAACAAGCCAAACCTTGAGATATTTAAGCTTCAAGGAACAGGAATGCAGAATATTAACATATCACCGCCATCCAAAGACGGGCGGCAGAGACAAAGAGCTGGTAGCAGTGGGATTTCCCCGACACAAAAGCAGCTTGACAGAccgcaggcagggagctgcaccaccggctgctgccagagcagttTTTTTAACTTTCCAGTGCCTTAACTCTGGTTtccgatttattttttttctccagatgatGGACTACCGGAGATGCTTCAAGGCAGACATAGCATGGCTTGGGCCAGGGTAACCATCAGCAttcactccagaaaaaaaaaaaaaaaacaaccaaccaaccctccTTGAGCAAAAACGACTGCTTCTCAATGAAACCATGAAAGAGCAGTTAGAGAAACCTCAACCATCTTCAAGGCTGCGTCACTGAGCAATCGAGGAGGTcaaactgctgctgaaagaaagaCCAAGTCACTTCCTCCGTGCCGGATGTCGCAGGGCAGGGGCCCATGAGGATGCAACAAAGAGTGAGTCAATGGTAAAAAGCAAACACCAACTGTATATCCGCAAGGCTCCCTTCCTTGCCGATGAATTCCAGAGACATATGACTAAGTTCCCTTTCAAAGAATAAACGTTTTCCTAATCAACCACTTCTGCACTGGGGTGCCGCGCTGAACCGACCGGAACATCGTTTCGAAGGGAGGCGCTGGCGCTCTGAACACCCCCCAGCTGCCGGCTCTGCTCCCGACCCTCATACACCAGCACCTCCCAAAGACATCGCAGAAAGCAGGGGAGGAGACTTCAAAACGCAATTGGAAAGGTGAGTGAAGATGGTTTATAGTTTTAAGGAAACCGCTCAGCCACATTTTTAATACCGATTTTCAGACATGACAAACAACTTGCACGCACCGCAGCCTTCCAGCAGAAGAGACCATCGGTCTGTCCACTTTTTCCCCAGCCTTCCCCACTCTCTCGCTCTTCCTGCCGCTCGCCACCTGCTTACATTTACCCAGAATTAACTCTTCTCATCTATCTAACCCCCACCTGCCCGCCGGCAacatttccccctctccctgcatTCTCCCACTGTGCTGAGGTCTGTCCCTCGCACACTGTTGCTCTCTAAAGTCACATCTGGGGCATAGAAGAAGTCCCGAGACATCCCGCACAGAGTAGATTTCTGATTGCATTCAAAACCTCAGTCAGTAAAAGAGAAATCACCACTTCAGTACAGGCTGGACACCAAGAGGAACAATTTTAGGATGTGAAGTCAAGCGAAACATTCAGGTTCTCACAAAAATCAAGTTTACACCTCCACACCTTGCAGCGTATTCCTCCCTTACAGATTTCCTTCCAGCACCGTAAGTGCTAGGCTATCAGTTGCAAAACACGACCACCTTTGTGTATGGGTGATGCTATTTATACAGACAACGCTctaagtaaaatatatttaaaaaaaaaaaatttaaaactgcaTTCAGCTGCAGTTGCAGCTCCCAATTCAGTTCTTCGACTGTTGGGTGGAAAATTCCCCATCGCTGAAACTAAAGAGATCATCAGAAAACTTGGCAAACTACCAGAAAGCTGTGCTAACACTAATTTGTAATTACCATTTTGATCAAACACAAGCAAGACCCCTATTGCGGGGAAAGTCGGCCACAGGTGACTTCAACACAGCTGTACCCAAGCAAGATACGAGGCCCACTGGTCACTGAATTTTGGACAGAATTTTCCATTAGCAATCCTCCCGTTAACGAGTCAACGATGACAGCAGGCTCCGAGCGTGGCTCACGTGCCAGGCTGCCGGGCAGCGCCCACGCAGGCGACAGCCCACCGGCTTCAAATACAGCCGAGCTCGCTGCCAAGGGGAACAGAACAACCCGCTCCGCGTCCACCGGAGAGAGGACAAGTAGTCACGGACTGAAACTGCAGCGGGGGAGATTGAGGTTGGGCATTAGACAAAGCCTTCTAACAGGAAGGATAATTAAGCGTAGGAATAGATTGCCTGGGGAGGGACAGGAACTGCCATTCCTGAAGGTTTTACAAGCGGTGGGAAACATCTGTCACGCTGACCCCACTTTGAGCAGGGGTTGGATTAGGCGGCCCTTCAAAGACCGGGCTCTGTTTTCTAACAACTCCCCAAACCCCCCGTCGATCTCTTGCCTACTTTAAACTGTCCCGACCCACGAACGGACAatagcacagaaataaattttgtgtAGAATACAGcactggggaaaggctgagattTAGAGCAACCAAAGGGCAGTCGatggcaggcaggggctgggcaaaCCTCCTCCCACCGCTCTGCTGGGGTGCTGGCACCCATTTCCACCCCAAACAGGGGCTGCCATTCGGGTGGCGGGTTCCACGTGCAAGCTAGCCAAAACGCAGACTGATGCCCACCAAGCTTGCTCACAAGCCCACGCTTTCGGACCCTGGATTTACTCCAACGCAAGGcagccctcctccatctcctgccccacaggacTCCACCAAGACAGACAAACAAGTTacctttttaacattttcctcctcctcttggcgTTTCTCATAGTGTGAGAAGTCATCAAAGATGGAGGTGGTGTGCTTGTAGGTGGCAATGATTTTCAACACCTGCTTAGCCTTTTCCAGAGGCACCTCCTGAGTGTCCCTGGAGTTGGTCACTGGTTTATTCTCGTTGTTCTCTAGGCGGATGTGCCGCAGCTGGCTGTTGGGAACGTCCTTCACAAAAATCCACCTGACATCAAAACGTCCCTTCCACTTGTCCTGGGACCACACCCCCGCACACGTGTTATAGTCCACAGCAGATTTCATTTCTGCTACTCCGCAGAAGTGACCACTACCGTTGACACTGAACAGTAAGTAAACGGGGCCCTTCCCGTTCATGGAGCGATAGGCAGCATCCAGTCTCTTGTTGCCGTGCTCTGTACTGCACCAGATGTTATATTTAATGGAACGGTGGATATCGTCCTCAGAGTAACTCTTAATGATGAAAACCCGGCCGTGTTTTGGGTTCCAGTCAAAATCCTTGGGGTTGTAGTTGTTGATGGATCTCAACTTCTCCAAGACCGGGTGCGGCTCCGAAGGAGCAGAACCAGAACTGGCCTGAGACTGTCCCACTCCGTTACCGTCCACTCCGTTTTGACCGAACCCGTTGCCTCGATTACGAGGGGCAACCCAGCGGGTGGGCTGAGCCGCCTGCTGCGGCACAGGCAGCTGGgccggctgcggcggcggcgggggcagcggctggggctgctgcccgctTGAAGCCTGTGCCACCGGTGGGCTGTTATTGATCTGCTGGCCCacaggctgaggggacacctggGCTGGCTGTTGACCGATATTCTGAACTAAGGCCTGTGACGGGGCTTTTGCCACCGGCCCTTTGTTATCCCAAGTTCCGATATCCATGTTGTGTTTTATCGGAGGCGGTGGAAGACTTGAACCTGCAATGCCATTCTTGGTCTTCAGCTTGGGCTGCTGCTTAGCCGGTTTGCTAGCGATGTCAGCCCAGGAGGTCGGCTTTGGAGGAGCGATAGTAGCCGGAGGCAAACTGTTAGATGCCACGATATTACTGGTAATGGATCCGCTACCGACAGCCGAACCAACGACTTTCGGGACGCTGCTTGCAACGTCTGTGCTGCCCAGCTTCAGAGCTGCCATCCCTTGGTCGATGGTGTTCATGCCAGGAGCCTTGTTCAGAGTCTCGTTAGCAAAGGCAGATTGCCCATCAATCATCGCTCCACCCAGCGAGCTAGGGGCATAGGCGTAATTGCTACTATAGCCAGAGCTTTGAGTGGATTGTCCCTGAGAACTGTTATTCCCCCAAGCCGAAAAGTCAATCCCACTTGGAAAGAAGTTAAAGCCATGCTGCCCGAGAAATGGAGTGCTGCCAAGGGCCCCTGGCTGCCCAAACATGGCGTCTGGGAGAAAGTGAGGCTCCCCGTTGCTCAGCTGTCCGTAGGAGGTTAGGTAGGGCATGGGGGGGTCACCCCCCGTAGACCAGGCAGCTTCGCCTAAGGAGTAGGAGAATCCGATGGAGGGACTGTAGTAGTTTGGTAAGTAGGAATCGGACATTGCGGTGTATGCattattctgaaaagaaaaaaaacaaccaaaaaataaGCACTGAATAGTTAGAACACGCTGAACAAATTTCAAGGGACCAGGAATAAAAGCCATCTTAGACTTCCCGTGCTCCACCCTTCCCTACCTTAGGGCTGGGCAGATAAACAGGcccagccttgaacacctccTTTGTTAGAAGTGCTCTAAAAACTGTTTCATTGCCAGAAAGATTAAACACAAAGGCTTTAGCAAGCTTCCCATGCTCAGACGGGAGCACACTGCGCTCCTGATGCACGGTGTGGGACTGGACACCGCACTGCCCCGGAGCTCCTGCTCTGGCCACAAAAACAGTATCTTACCCAGCATCCAAATATTACCTTCTACTTTTTGTAGCTACTTCCAAAGAGGGCTTTTCTTGCTCGGGTAACGTAGACATCTgcctttattttgctgtttgtttgagGGAATGTTTGGGGAAAGGATCAAGAGAGAAGTGgaatatggaagaaaaagatCCAGTGGAAGCGCGCTGCCAAAATCACTAACTGCCTTTTGCACAAGTCCCTTCCTTAAACTTATTACCCATAAAACCAGCTTTATCGCTACAATTTAAAGTTTCAGAGCTCAAAACATTCCAAGAACCTGCAAACGAACAGGATTTAAAGTTTCATCCTCAAAACAcaaactgttccagtgctgcAGGCACATActaaaaaatacctgaaaatggGGAGTAATTGATAAGGTTTCAACAGGAGCCTCTTATAACAtggtgacagcagcagcacaagaaagcAGGCTTCAGATCCggagagttgaaaaaaaaaaaaaaaaaaagctgctccaTGCCTTGGTCTCTCTTTTAAAATCCAAGTAGCCTTTAGGTTACGAAAACAAATGCCTAATTTTACAATTAGGGAACTCTCAGACATCACCAAGATTTGCTTACATGAAAAACATCTGTCATTTTGCATTCAAACTAATGGCCCCTCCGGGGAGCGGTTAAAGCCGCACTAATGGACATTATCATCCCGTAATTTGAACCTGTGCGCAGCCAGCCTCCTGCTATACAGCCGCTGACATGCCAACCCAACGCAGATGAGATGAAAAGTCAGGTTCAGTTCCAATTTAAAAGCTTGGCTTGCAGCAGGCTCTACTCCATTTTTCGTTGAATCATGTTTTCACGTGCCAAGTGCAGCTCCCGAAGGACTTCACGCCACGCTGAAATCTATGGAGGCTCTTAAGATGGCTCTGGCACGCCGCAGAAATAGCTGGTTTGCCTCTCCACCTTGCACTGAGTTAAAGGAAAGCAACAGGTTTGGGGCAAACCGGGTTAGCCGCAACTTTACAAAAACTAGCAGGAATTGTTAAACATAACATGTTCAGAGACAAGGTTTGCTGTGTTGTATAAAACACTAAAAAGCTTTCTGTGGTACTTCACGGTGTGAACGCATGAAAATTCAGAGACAACCTCTCCAGCCTTTCCGTTTtcccaaaaaagggaaaattaataacaaaactAGCTCTTTGTGAGGGTGCAGCTTTACTAATGGAGGCACTCAGTCCTGCAATAACAAAACTAACTCTTCTCGAGGGTGCAGCTTTACTAATTGCGGCACTCAGTCCTGCTGCGAACAGTCTTTAGGGTTTAATCTGTTGAAGAGCAGGAATATTGACACCGACTAATTTGTAAAGCAAACaaaggaacttaaaaaaaaaatattattttgaaccAGCAAAGTCTCTTCAAAAGATAACCCCCTCAGTTATAAGAGTAACAATACACTCTCTTGAAAAATAGCTTTAACGGAACAGAAATATGCCGGCCCATACCTAAAACCTGagcccagcaggcagagcagccgcTTCCTCTCCGCAGGCTTCTCCCTCGAAGCACATCACTGTCAGAGGAAAACCTGTCCCCTTGTcacctcaaaatattttcttatgtgCCATCGCATGTTTAACTTCATGAGGTATTTTAACACAGCCTGTACTAAGCTGTTACCGGCAGAGCACTCACCAGCTGCACTCAGGTAGCAAGGAGGGAGCGCAGGAGTTAAGCAACAGTTGAGCAGTGCCAGCACAGAGCAGATTTAAGCCAGGCTCGCTGCTGTGCGCTACCTGAATGTCTAGAGCCACCAAAAACGCCACCTCGCTCTGCTACCCTGCACTCGCACAACTGACACAGTTGCTGATTAGCATGCAAATAAAACTTCACCAGCTTTTAATTCTCTCCCATGACTAAGACCTTTTTGTAGAGTTATTTCCTCAAATTCACTATTCCTCTTCACCTCAGACTACCGCCACAGTTTAAGCTTTCTTATTGTTGCCGTCgagcttttggttttttaaactgtTGGAGAATCACTTGCTGTGTATCTGAGCTTTAAAATACACAGGAAGTGAATTGACTAGGCTGACAAGCTAGTAACAGTCGCACCTGAAATAGCAGCTCTTGAATGAAGAGCCACCAAACTTTACAACTCAGTTACCTCACACCCATGTGGAGAGCTCCGAAAGTTTCAGAAACCGCTCGTGTTACTCCGCGGCAGTGGGCTGCATCCGATTCATTTTTCAGAGCTGTCTGTAACTCCTTTTCCCATCTTCAGGAAACAGGTGCACGCTCTGAGACCTTTGTATTTTTGAGCCTGGCTGGTTGGCTCAGCAGAAACACAGCCCCCTCTAGACTGAATCCTTGGGCTTTGTTTTCTATTCTATTGAGCAGCAAAACATGGATGAGAGCTGACAAGCAACACGGCATGGTGAGAAACCGAGACAAAGTCGCCCTAAAGTTTCATCCAAAGTTAACATGGTGGTTTCACCTCACTCCCGCTGAATTTCTAAAGCAACACGCTCTGCTCCCCCTCCCGGGGCGCACTCCTATCACTtccctatttttaaaatgtatttttaccaGTGTGACACATGCAAAAACAAACTAAATTCAGAAGTTCTTCATCAAACATGCAAAAGAGGGTAAAATACCATGGTGCTTCTAGCATCATACTAACCTTTACTTACTCTCTTACTTACTCTCTTTAGGggatttaaataaaacttaactTTGCAGGAAATAAATCCACATTCAGAAGGAAGCTGGAATTGGTGATGTTAAtttcaaggacagaaaaaaaacaccattaaATGACAGCTACTAGGGAAGTAACTAGTTTTATTCAAGACTTGAGAAAATAATCACACTCTCTTGCCCTACGCAGGTCAAATTCAGGCTTGTAACTTTTTAGGGAGCTGAATGCAGTTAATTATCTTAATGGACAGGCTGAATTATGAAGATGATGAACAGCTGAGAGGACCTTAAAGAATATTTAGCCTCGTCTCTTTAGCACAGACTATGAAAATACTTGTTGAAAACTTAACTGAGACAGAAACCTGTTCTTGTGTTCCAATAAAACATGCATCacttatctgaaaaaaaaagacactgtctagtaaaaatttaaaaaacacacaaaaaaaagagaacagcttATTTGTACTGATCACaactggagagggaagggaagccaaGAGAATGAACTAACTGCTCCAGTGCTACTACAGATGTTTATCTATAATGCTTACTTGTAACACCTAATCAGCTGAACTCCATCTGTTATGTGTCATTCTCCTACCactcatgaagaaaaacaaacaaaaaacagttaACAGTGGAGCTAATCTTAAATAGAAAGTTAAGAGGAAAAAGCATCTGGAAGTCTGAGTTTCAGGAGCTGATCACAAGCTCTCCAGCTCGAATTCTAACTGAAGTTCTCAAAAAGTCTTAACAGCCTTTATCACATGTCTGTTCTGTGGGTTTTTCTGgtgcaaaagagagaaaaccccATGACACACATTTTACTTGGCGGAGAGATAAGAACATTGATAGTATCCTCCAAAAGCCCTCAGAGCATAACTGCACCACGTAAAGCAATTTCACAATGCAACACAGCGCATCTCCTCGTGCAGTGTAAAGAGCCAGAAACCAGCAAGGAAACAAGGTCaaaacagtaaaactgaaataGCAGAAATGGTAACTTCAAGGCAGTTacgttgaaaaaaaaaaaaagagaaaaaaagagctgaacaCCAACTATAGGAAGTCCTTACACCCTCAAAAAGTTGCTAAAACCTTTACACCTCACCCACCACAATTTCATAGCATTTGGTATTTTCTGCCTGGATAAACGCATGTATAAAATAGCACGTTAGGGTAAGAAAGCCGGCAAACATCAAAACGCAACCAGTGGAGATGGGGATGCCAAATTCGCCTTTGCTAGCGAGCAGTGGGAAGCCCCCGGGCTATTCCTGCCCCTCAGCGGGTACTCTTACTCACCGGCCGGGCCTGGGGACTCAGGTACGGCTCAAAGTCATCGTCATTTAACCCATCCTTCTGGTGCACAGATCCGTTTTGCACTGAGGAAAAGATTTCGAGCGTTAGAAAGAACCCTGCCGAAAAAGTCGAACGTTTACCAACTTCAAGTATTTAAAGACGGGCCTTACAATACAACTACAGCTCATTAGTTTAGAATAAGCCACGCTTAGCGCGGCGGAGAGCAGAAAGCCTCTTCACCACCGCACAAACGCTCTCTTAACTGCAAACTTTCCCCAGCCCCGGCAGGACGACGGGCTCCACAGCCCACGGGTGGTGTTTTTCCCCACCCCGCCCGGCAGCGTAAGGCCAGGCGGACCCGAGGCCGTGCCGGGCcgtcctccccatccctcccccgcGGCCACGCTCCCCGCGGCCGCCACTTCCCCGCGGGATCCCCCCCTCCACACCGCTCCGTTTCCCGGCCTCTCACCTTTGTTGCCTTGGCCCTTGGGTctctgaggaaagagagagggagagcggTCAgtcggggaagggaagaagcgggaggcccggcccggcctcgccGCAGCACAATGGAGGCGCGgccctgaggaggggaaggccgcggccgccgcccgccccgccgctagGCCCCGAGCCGCGGCCTCGCCTAGCGGGCCAGGCCCCGGGCGCGGCGGATAAAAGGAAGCGTGGGGGG
This window harbors:
- the YTHDF2 gene encoding YTH domain-containing family protein 2 produces the protein MSASSLLEQRPKGQGNKVQNGSVHQKDGLNDDDFEPYLSPQARPNNAYTAMSDSYLPNYYSPSIGFSYSLGEAAWSTGGDPPMPYLTSYGQLSNGEPHFLPDAMFGQPGALGSTPFLGQHGFNFFPSGIDFSAWGNNSSQGQSTQSSGYSSNYAYAPSSLGGAMIDGQSAFANETLNKAPGMNTIDQGMAALKLGSTDVASSVPKVVGSAVGSGSITSNIVASNSLPPATIAPPKPTSWADIASKPAKQQPKLKTKNGIAGSSLPPPPIKHNMDIGTWDNKGPVAKAPSQALVQNIGQQPAQVSPQPVGQQINNSPPVAQASSGQQPQPLPPPPPQPAQLPVPQQAAQPTRWVAPRNRGNGFGQNGVDGNGVGQSQASSGSAPSEPHPVLEKLRSINNYNPKDFDWNPKHGRVFIIKSYSEDDIHRSIKYNIWCSTEHGNKRLDAAYRSMNGKGPVYLLFSVNGSGHFCGVAEMKSAVDYNTCAGVWSQDKWKGRFDVRWIFVKDVPNSQLRHIRLENNENKPVTNSRDTQEVPLEKAKQVLKIIATYKHTTSIFDDFSHYEKRQEEEENVKKERQGRVK